One Nicotiana sylvestris chromosome 12, ASM39365v2, whole genome shotgun sequence genomic window carries:
- the LOC104240274 gene encoding uncharacterized protein isoform X1 — MDFLSFTLQLIDFLAWPVVALGYPICASIRAIETCSKYHMRKLVTYWTIFSFISLFEHVFEKLIEWIPLWPYIKLIAICWLVIPEFNGACYFYQNLVHPCLPLKPHDVIAQFYGCCYVCQRFAYLCSFVNLQTFTDWFNKPMEDPSLQNETFWDVAEMYLEENGSDPLVKLIASKTACEGSGPVWEDIKVMIAKHEVAVPKQVESVKENQIQIEKKTVGMRVEEMIVPADVEEIKLPEITSVKQVQTEWTCAVCQVTTTSEHNLKSHLNGGKHKAKCEELKTCKQVAKSEGISPVTTKSSQLNQAQVKHAAAAQSEHSTNEAAEPKQVKSVKEKLVQIKETAFPADNTKEIKLRETNSLKNVQKEWTCAVCQVTTTSEHDLKCHLLGRKHREKCEELKACKKKAKTERNPPDQLKKEQVKHAHSAQITRSANEKPKEKVQLGATRQHEKQKQVKNAVGVTNNSKLWCRFCNVRCPGEIDMAAHLKGRKHLAKLQETMV; from the exons ATGGATTTTCTAAGTTTTACGCTTCAGTTGATCGATTTCCTGGCTTG GCCGGTAGTTGCTCTGGGCTATCCTAT ATGTGCTTCAATCCGAGCAATTGAGACTTGCTCCAAGTATCACATGAGGAAGCTAGTCACATATTGGAccatcttttcttttatttctctgtTCGAGCACGTATTTGAGAAACTTATTGAATG GATTCCTTTGTGGCCTTATATAAAATTAATTGCCATATGTTGGTTGGTAATACCTGAGTTTAACGGCGCatgttatttttatcaaaatcTTGTTCATCCATGTTTGCCATTGAAACCGCACGATGTTATTGCGCAGTTTTATGGTTGTTGTTATGTTTGCCAACGCTTTGCATATCTGTGCTCGTTTGTCAACCTTCAAACTTTCACTGACTGGTTTAACAAGCCAATGGAGGATCCGTCTCTCCAGAATGaaacattttgggatgtggcagaGATGTATCTTGAGGAAAATGGATCTGATCCGCTGGTGAAACTTATTGCAAGCAAG ACAGCGTGTGAAGGGAGTGGTCCTGTTTGGGAAGATATCAAAGTGATGATCGCAAAACATGAAGTAGCTGTGCCCAAACAG GTTGAAAGTGTGAAGGAAAATCAAATTCAGATTGAGAAGAAAACGGTAGGAATGCGGGTCGAGGAAATGATAGTTCCAGCAGATGTTGAAGAGATTAAACTTCCAGAGATTACTTCTGTAAAGCAAGTTCAGACAGAGTGGACTTGTGCAGTATGCCAAGTGACAACCACCTCAGAGCATAACTTGAAATCCCATCTTAACGGAGGGAAACATAAGGCAAAGTGTGAAGAGCTGAAAACTTGCAAGCAAGTGGCCAAAAGTGAAGGAATCTCACCTGTTACAACAAAGTCAAGTCAGCTTAATCAGGCGCAAGTAAAACATGCTGCTGCAGCACAATCAGAGCACAGTACTAATGAAGCAGCTGAGCCCAAACAG GTTAAAAGTGTGAAGGAAAAACTAGTTCAGATCAAGGAAACAGCGTTTCCAGCAGATAATACCAAAGAGATTAAACTCCGGGAGACTAATTCTTTAAAGAACGTTCAGAAAGAGTGGACTTGTGCAGTATGTCAAGTGACAACCACCTCTGAGCATGACTTGAAGTGCCATCTTCTAGGAAGGAAACATAGGGAAAAGTGTGAAGAGCTGAAAGCTTGCAAGAAAAAGGCCAAAACTGAAAGAAATCCACCAGACCAGCTTAAGAAGGAGCAAGTAAAGCATGCACACTCCGCACAAATAACGCGCAGTGCTAATGAAAAGCCAAAAGAAAAGGTCCAACTAGGAGCTACTCGACAACATGAAAAGCAGAAGCAAGTGAAGAATGCTGTTGGTGTTACTAATAATTCTAAGCTGTGGTGTCGTTTTTGTAACGTTAGGTGCCCTGGCGAGATTGATATGGCTGCGCATCTTAAAGGAAGGAAGCACTTGGCTAAACTTCAAGAAACAATGGTTTAG
- the LOC104240274 gene encoding uncharacterized protein isoform X3, which produces MRKLVTYWTIFSFISLFEHVFEKLIEWIPLWPYIKLIAICWLVIPEFNGACYFYQNLVHPCLPLKPHDVIAQFYGCCYVCQRFAYLCSFVNLQTFTDWFNKPMEDPSLQNETFWDVAEMYLEENGSDPLVKLIASKTACEGSGPVWEDIKVMIAKHEVAVPKQVESVKENQIQIEKKTVGMRVEEMIVPADVEEIKLPEITSVKQVQTEWTCAVCQVTTTSEHNLKSHLNGGKHKAKCEELKTCKQVAKSEGISPVTTKSSQLNQAQVKHAAAAQSEHSTNEAAEPKQVKSVKEKLVQIKETAFPADNTKEIKLRETNSLKNVQKEWTCAVCQVTTTSEHDLKCHLLGRKHREKCEELKACKKKAKTERNPPDQLKKEQVKHAHSAQITRSANEKPKEKVQLGATRQHEKQKQVKNAVGVTNNSKLWCRFCNVRCPGEIDMAAHLKGRKHLAKLQETMV; this is translated from the exons ATGAGGAAGCTAGTCACATATTGGAccatcttttcttttatttctctgtTCGAGCACGTATTTGAGAAACTTATTGAATG GATTCCTTTGTGGCCTTATATAAAATTAATTGCCATATGTTGGTTGGTAATACCTGAGTTTAACGGCGCatgttatttttatcaaaatcTTGTTCATCCATGTTTGCCATTGAAACCGCACGATGTTATTGCGCAGTTTTATGGTTGTTGTTATGTTTGCCAACGCTTTGCATATCTGTGCTCGTTTGTCAACCTTCAAACTTTCACTGACTGGTTTAACAAGCCAATGGAGGATCCGTCTCTCCAGAATGaaacattttgggatgtggcagaGATGTATCTTGAGGAAAATGGATCTGATCCGCTGGTGAAACTTATTGCAAGCAAG ACAGCGTGTGAAGGGAGTGGTCCTGTTTGGGAAGATATCAAAGTGATGATCGCAAAACATGAAGTAGCTGTGCCCAAACAG GTTGAAAGTGTGAAGGAAAATCAAATTCAGATTGAGAAGAAAACGGTAGGAATGCGGGTCGAGGAAATGATAGTTCCAGCAGATGTTGAAGAGATTAAACTTCCAGAGATTACTTCTGTAAAGCAAGTTCAGACAGAGTGGACTTGTGCAGTATGCCAAGTGACAACCACCTCAGAGCATAACTTGAAATCCCATCTTAACGGAGGGAAACATAAGGCAAAGTGTGAAGAGCTGAAAACTTGCAAGCAAGTGGCCAAAAGTGAAGGAATCTCACCTGTTACAACAAAGTCAAGTCAGCTTAATCAGGCGCAAGTAAAACATGCTGCTGCAGCACAATCAGAGCACAGTACTAATGAAGCAGCTGAGCCCAAACAG GTTAAAAGTGTGAAGGAAAAACTAGTTCAGATCAAGGAAACAGCGTTTCCAGCAGATAATACCAAAGAGATTAAACTCCGGGAGACTAATTCTTTAAAGAACGTTCAGAAAGAGTGGACTTGTGCAGTATGTCAAGTGACAACCACCTCTGAGCATGACTTGAAGTGCCATCTTCTAGGAAGGAAACATAGGGAAAAGTGTGAAGAGCTGAAAGCTTGCAAGAAAAAGGCCAAAACTGAAAGAAATCCACCAGACCAGCTTAAGAAGGAGCAAGTAAAGCATGCACACTCCGCACAAATAACGCGCAGTGCTAATGAAAAGCCAAAAGAAAAGGTCCAACTAGGAGCTACTCGACAACATGAAAAGCAGAAGCAAGTGAAGAATGCTGTTGGTGTTACTAATAATTCTAAGCTGTGGTGTCGTTTTTGTAACGTTAGGTGCCCTGGCGAGATTGATATGGCTGCGCATCTTAAAGGAAGGAAGCACTTGGCTAAACTTCAAGAAACAATGGTTTAG
- the LOC104240274 gene encoding uncharacterized protein isoform X4 — MRKLVTYWTIFSFISLFEHVFEKLIEWIPLWPYIKLIAICWLVIPEFNGACYFYQNLVHPCLPLKPHDVIAQFYGCCYVCQRFAYLCSFVNLQTFTDWFNKPMEDPSLQNETFWDVAEMYLEENGSDPLVKLIASKVESVKENQIQIEKKTVGMRVEEMIVPADVEEIKLPEITSVKQVQTEWTCAVCQVTTTSEHNLKSHLNGGKHKAKCEELKTCKQVAKSEGISPVTTKSSQLNQAQVKHAAAAQSEHSTNEAAEPKQVKSVKEKLVQIKETAFPADNTKEIKLRETNSLKNVQKEWTCAVCQVTTTSEHDLKCHLLGRKHREKCEELKACKKKAKTERNPPDQLKKEQVKHAHSAQITRSANEKPKEKVQLGATRQHEKQKQVKNAVGVTNNSKLWCRFCNVRCPGEIDMAAHLKGRKHLAKLQETMV, encoded by the exons ATGAGGAAGCTAGTCACATATTGGAccatcttttcttttatttctctgtTCGAGCACGTATTTGAGAAACTTATTGAATG GATTCCTTTGTGGCCTTATATAAAATTAATTGCCATATGTTGGTTGGTAATACCTGAGTTTAACGGCGCatgttatttttatcaaaatcTTGTTCATCCATGTTTGCCATTGAAACCGCACGATGTTATTGCGCAGTTTTATGGTTGTTGTTATGTTTGCCAACGCTTTGCATATCTGTGCTCGTTTGTCAACCTTCAAACTTTCACTGACTGGTTTAACAAGCCAATGGAGGATCCGTCTCTCCAGAATGaaacattttgggatgtggcagaGATGTATCTTGAGGAAAATGGATCTGATCCGCTGGTGAAACTTATTGCAAGCAAG GTTGAAAGTGTGAAGGAAAATCAAATTCAGATTGAGAAGAAAACGGTAGGAATGCGGGTCGAGGAAATGATAGTTCCAGCAGATGTTGAAGAGATTAAACTTCCAGAGATTACTTCTGTAAAGCAAGTTCAGACAGAGTGGACTTGTGCAGTATGCCAAGTGACAACCACCTCAGAGCATAACTTGAAATCCCATCTTAACGGAGGGAAACATAAGGCAAAGTGTGAAGAGCTGAAAACTTGCAAGCAAGTGGCCAAAAGTGAAGGAATCTCACCTGTTACAACAAAGTCAAGTCAGCTTAATCAGGCGCAAGTAAAACATGCTGCTGCAGCACAATCAGAGCACAGTACTAATGAAGCAGCTGAGCCCAAACAG GTTAAAAGTGTGAAGGAAAAACTAGTTCAGATCAAGGAAACAGCGTTTCCAGCAGATAATACCAAAGAGATTAAACTCCGGGAGACTAATTCTTTAAAGAACGTTCAGAAAGAGTGGACTTGTGCAGTATGTCAAGTGACAACCACCTCTGAGCATGACTTGAAGTGCCATCTTCTAGGAAGGAAACATAGGGAAAAGTGTGAAGAGCTGAAAGCTTGCAAGAAAAAGGCCAAAACTGAAAGAAATCCACCAGACCAGCTTAAGAAGGAGCAAGTAAAGCATGCACACTCCGCACAAATAACGCGCAGTGCTAATGAAAAGCCAAAAGAAAAGGTCCAACTAGGAGCTACTCGACAACATGAAAAGCAGAAGCAAGTGAAGAATGCTGTTGGTGTTACTAATAATTCTAAGCTGTGGTGTCGTTTTTGTAACGTTAGGTGCCCTGGCGAGATTGATATGGCTGCGCATCTTAAAGGAAGGAAGCACTTGGCTAAACTTCAAGAAACAATGGTTTAG
- the LOC104240274 gene encoding uncharacterized protein isoform X2, which yields MDFLSFTLQLIDFLAWPVVALGYPICASIRAIETCSKYHMRKLVTYWTIFSFISLFEHVFEKLIEWIPLWPYIKLIAICWLVIPEFNGACYFYQNLVHPCLPLKPHDVIAQFYGCCYVCQRFAYLCSFVNLQTFTDWFNKPMEDPSLQNETFWDVAEMYLEENGSDPLVKLIASKVESVKENQIQIEKKTVGMRVEEMIVPADVEEIKLPEITSVKQVQTEWTCAVCQVTTTSEHNLKSHLNGGKHKAKCEELKTCKQVAKSEGISPVTTKSSQLNQAQVKHAAAAQSEHSTNEAAEPKQVKSVKEKLVQIKETAFPADNTKEIKLRETNSLKNVQKEWTCAVCQVTTTSEHDLKCHLLGRKHREKCEELKACKKKAKTERNPPDQLKKEQVKHAHSAQITRSANEKPKEKVQLGATRQHEKQKQVKNAVGVTNNSKLWCRFCNVRCPGEIDMAAHLKGRKHLAKLQETMV from the exons ATGGATTTTCTAAGTTTTACGCTTCAGTTGATCGATTTCCTGGCTTG GCCGGTAGTTGCTCTGGGCTATCCTAT ATGTGCTTCAATCCGAGCAATTGAGACTTGCTCCAAGTATCACATGAGGAAGCTAGTCACATATTGGAccatcttttcttttatttctctgtTCGAGCACGTATTTGAGAAACTTATTGAATG GATTCCTTTGTGGCCTTATATAAAATTAATTGCCATATGTTGGTTGGTAATACCTGAGTTTAACGGCGCatgttatttttatcaaaatcTTGTTCATCCATGTTTGCCATTGAAACCGCACGATGTTATTGCGCAGTTTTATGGTTGTTGTTATGTTTGCCAACGCTTTGCATATCTGTGCTCGTTTGTCAACCTTCAAACTTTCACTGACTGGTTTAACAAGCCAATGGAGGATCCGTCTCTCCAGAATGaaacattttgggatgtggcagaGATGTATCTTGAGGAAAATGGATCTGATCCGCTGGTGAAACTTATTGCAAGCAAG GTTGAAAGTGTGAAGGAAAATCAAATTCAGATTGAGAAGAAAACGGTAGGAATGCGGGTCGAGGAAATGATAGTTCCAGCAGATGTTGAAGAGATTAAACTTCCAGAGATTACTTCTGTAAAGCAAGTTCAGACAGAGTGGACTTGTGCAGTATGCCAAGTGACAACCACCTCAGAGCATAACTTGAAATCCCATCTTAACGGAGGGAAACATAAGGCAAAGTGTGAAGAGCTGAAAACTTGCAAGCAAGTGGCCAAAAGTGAAGGAATCTCACCTGTTACAACAAAGTCAAGTCAGCTTAATCAGGCGCAAGTAAAACATGCTGCTGCAGCACAATCAGAGCACAGTACTAATGAAGCAGCTGAGCCCAAACAG GTTAAAAGTGTGAAGGAAAAACTAGTTCAGATCAAGGAAACAGCGTTTCCAGCAGATAATACCAAAGAGATTAAACTCCGGGAGACTAATTCTTTAAAGAACGTTCAGAAAGAGTGGACTTGTGCAGTATGTCAAGTGACAACCACCTCTGAGCATGACTTGAAGTGCCATCTTCTAGGAAGGAAACATAGGGAAAAGTGTGAAGAGCTGAAAGCTTGCAAGAAAAAGGCCAAAACTGAAAGAAATCCACCAGACCAGCTTAAGAAGGAGCAAGTAAAGCATGCACACTCCGCACAAATAACGCGCAGTGCTAATGAAAAGCCAAAAGAAAAGGTCCAACTAGGAGCTACTCGACAACATGAAAAGCAGAAGCAAGTGAAGAATGCTGTTGGTGTTACTAATAATTCTAAGCTGTGGTGTCGTTTTTGTAACGTTAGGTGCCCTGGCGAGATTGATATGGCTGCGCATCTTAAAGGAAGGAAGCACTTGGCTAAACTTCAAGAAACAATGGTTTAG